Genomic window (Amaranthus tricolor cultivar Red isolate AtriRed21 chromosome 7, ASM2621246v1, whole genome shotgun sequence):
GCCGGTAGGTTGACCCTCATAAAAAGTGTCCTCCACTGCCTACCTGTCTATTACATGAGCATCTTTAAAATGCCGAAGTCCATTGCAAAGGAAATTGTCAGCCTACAGAGAAAATTCTTCTGGAATGGGGCGAGCAGTGATAGATTGGTTCGTCCTAGGGTCAAATGGTCCGACATTGCACTACCGAAAGAGATGGGTGGTCTAGGGGTTGGAAACATTATGCATAAGAATCTTACCCTGCTGTTTAAATGGTGGTGGCGGTTCTCCGAGGCTGATACCTCCCTGTGGAAAAGAATTGTGATATCGGTCCATGATATCAAGGGGCAGAAAGCATCATCAGATACGTTTCAAAAAGTCAAAGAAGGTTCATGGTCGCACCTAATGAGCAACGATGCAGACACAACAAAAATGAGATCAATCATAGAAGAAGGCATGGTGGTGAAGGTCGGGAATGGGTCTTCAGTCCAATTTTGGCATGATCGATGGTGTGATGTTGGGGTACTCAAAAGGGTCTTTCCAAGATTGTTCGCGTTATCGCTACAGAAGAATCTCCGGGTAAGTCAAATGGGAAACTGGCATGAAAGCTCTTGGTCTTGGAATCTCATTTGGCGCAGACATTTGTACGAATGAGAAAGCGAGCAGGTAGTCAGGCTCAAAAGCAATATACATCCGAGCAGGCCCGAAAGGGACGCGGAAGATAGCGTGATCTGGAAACCCTCGGGGAGCATGGTATATCCGACAAAACACATTGGCGCAAAAATGATCCATGGCTGCCAGCCCATTCTATCAAAGGACACAATCAAGCTCGTATGGCTGAAGTGTATTCCTTCTAGAGCACAATTGACAGTATGGTTTGCGAGCCTAGAGAGACTTAAAACTGCTGATTTTCTTGTAGATAAAGGAATTATCGGCCCCCAAGCGGGATTCTGCCCCTTCTGCAACACTAAAGTGGAGACAAACCCTCATATCCTTCTTTCTTGCGACTTTGCCTGGAGAACCTGGATAGAAATAGTGAAATGGTCGGGAATCTCAGCGGTCTTCCAGAATAGATGTTCGACATTCGGTGTTGAGTGGATGGTTCTAATAACGGGCAGAAAATTCCACAAACTGTGGGGTCTGGTGTTTGGCTGCGTTATCTGGTCCATCTagtttgaaaggaacaaagtcaGATTCGAAACGCGACCCATAAATATGCACAGGTTCGTCTACTCATTGAAGATCAGGATTGGAGTATGGGCAAAGGAATATCTAGGTCTAACTGTTTTACCACCTCATGGAGTAACAGATAGAATAGGCATCTGTTTATAGTAGTTTTTACCGCTAGCCTTGGTGTGTAAGGTGAGTTAGGggttaatatgtaaaattatggAAGATGGCGTTCATGGTGTACCTAACACATACATTTGTGTAGAGGCATAGCGCACCCGTATGCTGTTTCGGGGTGTCCTGTATCGCGCCCTTCCTCTCCAATGGCTTTTTCCCCTgcggggttttttatgccgggtGTTGGGGTCGGTCGCCATACAGTGTTTTCGCGATCCGCattgtgttatatatatttCCAAATTtccaaacatatatatatataattatatatatatatatatatatatatatatatatatatatatatatatatatatatatatatatatatatatatatatatatatatacatatatatatatatatatatatatatatatatatatattatatgtatatatatatatatatatatatatatatatatatatatatatatatatatatatatatatatatatatatgtatatatatatatatgtatatatatatatatatatatatatatatatatatatatatatatatatatatatatatatatatgtatatatatatatatatatatatgtatatatatatatatatatatatatatgtatatatatatatatatatatatatatatatatatatatatatatatatgtatatatatatatatatatgtatatatatatatatatatatatatatatatatatatatatatatatatatatatatatatatatatatatatatatatgtatatatatgtatatgtatatatatatatatatgtatatatatatatatatatatatatatatatatatatatatatagtatatatatatatatatatatgtatatatatatatatatatatatatatgtatatatatatatatgtatatatatatatatgtatatatatatatatatatatatatatatatatatatatatatatatatatatatatatatatatatatgtatatatatatatatatatatatatatatatatatatatatatatatatatatatatatatatttatatatatatgtatatatatatatatatatatatatatatgtgtatatatacatatatatatgtatatatacatatatatatatatatatatatatatatatatatatatatatatatatatatatatatatatatatatgtatgtttgtagtgagaaccaagcttatataaGAACTGTGAGAACTAATCTCTCCAATAAAAGTATATTACTTTTTCAgaaaaaaggtgttactttaagatagaaaaatgttacttttgtttttagaaaaacCTGGTACTTTTTAGCATAAATAagttactttcagaaaaaaaaatataaataaaaagtaacacgtttttttcGAAAAGTAACACCACTTTGTgagttttttttcaaaattttttacttaaattaacACTTATTTGCTTTaaagtatcatttttttttttgaaaaaagcaacACTTTTTGACCAAAAGTAATGCCTTTTTAATAAAGAAGTAACACTTTTGTTAGGCAAATTGGTTcttacggttctcatataaggatggtactcactttaacttatatatatatatatatatatatatatatatatatatatatatatatatatatatatatatatatatatatatatatatatagatatatatatatttatatatatatatatatatatatatatatatatatatatatatatgtatatatatatatatatatatatatatatatatatatatatatatatatatatatatatatcgatacTAATTAATCAACCTTTTTCACCAGGTTACTTCTCAGCTGAGAGTGATGTCTATAGTTACGGGTTTATATTACTAGAACTATAAACTACACGACGTGCACTTGAAAAATCAAGAGTTATAGTAGAGCAGAGCCTGATTGAATGGGCAAAGCCATATTTGGGAGACCGAATAAAGATATTCCGTATAATGGACACCCAAACTGGAAGGCGAATATCCCTAAAAAGCCGTGTTTGCTGATGCTACACTTACTTTACATTGTCTTAATCCAGAACCAAGATCAAGGCTAAATGTCTTGAGGTATTGGAGGAACTCGAGAAGCTACAAGACCTTGAAAACTCTAATAAAGCTCCCACGGAGGATTAAAGAACGTATGAGCCCTAtgagatctcaattgagaaaccaCTATACAACTATGCATTTAACTCCGTCACCATCCCTATTGTCATCTCATAGGCAATCTCCTCGTGTTCGTTGACTACAGAGAACCTTTTTCGATGTTTGTTGATGTATCCTCAGCTTGTGAAATCTATTGCTTAATGTATATCACGGTAGTGCATCCCTGTTGAAGATCAAGTTTTTAGGATGTTGGTATTATTTTTGTTCCTTGTATTTGTAAAATATGCCTTTTTTGGAGCTTAAAATGCTCTTGCAATGCTTCTATTGTaccattaattttttctatattCCGTTTAGTGTAGCTCATAGATTCCTGTATTAGTTTTACTGCAGCTCATAGAATAAAGAATGCATATTGTGAATGATGAAGACTCTATATTAGGTCGGGAACCCATGCGGGTTTGATAACACAAGCATAGTCGGTTTTTGTATCGTTTCAGAGGCTTTTATAGTGTTGGATGGTCCTGCAATTGATCTTACATGCAGCCCAATTAGTCAAATGTGAGACTAGAATACAAGTAACTTGAAGTTGAATGCCAGTAGATTTGCTAACCCTGAGACAGATCTTGAGTTCTTTGTAGATTTCCTTTCCTCTGCtttcaaaatcataatttttggaTTATAAATCATTTTAAACGCCATATTATGATTTATTAACATTTAGTTTATAGTTTCGCTTAACCTTTGTGCTATATGAATTGTCGATAGAAGTTTAGAAAAGTTTAAAGAAGATTATTAAGTTACTAATATGACTCGATATAAACTCAAATATAAAAGTAAGAGTTTAGATAAGTATGATAGTTCCTTAATTCGAAATGACTTATTTTATTTGGTGAATAGTGAGTAATCTGgactctttattttttattgtttgattttaaggatctaatttatatattataaatattgcaATACTGTCATGTTACGgaattttgataaaattgatgCATATAGTATCATCTCGATTacttgaattgttaattaaaaattgattattttatttaaaattgaaattgttgattaaagattaattattcaaatcaaTTACTTGAATTGTTAATTACTCGATGTCCAACATGAATGTCTAGCAAATTGTTGGAAGTTGTTTTAAAAAGCCATCAACCTTCGCTTCAAAAGATGACTACATTTATTGTTCAAAGGTATAATTCAATACCTTTTCAATGAAAAAACaactaatttataaatttatcttTACATTTGAATTGATTGGTTTCTTGAACTACCCAGCAAAGCTTTATGGCTCAGCTCAACATATAAAGCTTTCAATACGTTTCTATGTCTTAATTTGATGTTGTTGTTTATGACTTCCTCCGTTCTAATTTACTTGCAACGTTTGCTTTTTCACGcagtccaatgcactaatttaatccttaatatctctcattatgtgtaataaaaaatataaaaatttgataataaaaatctttgtaatgagacaaatcaaaacaagatctcacttgactatgttttaacttataaagtaaaaactaatcacaaattaaaagtgataaataaatactGTCATTTATTCTAATGGGGAAGTACTTTCTATCTTCCGCTTTTGTATTCTTTACACCTTAATAACATTTTGACATTGTAATATTTTCATTCGAAAtactataaatagaaatatataattaacattttaaaattcGACAGTGTCACGCTTCTCACAACTATTATGTTAAAAACCTAAGAGTTTAAAAACAAACATCCTCCTAAATCATAGGAGCTATCATTCGCAATTACCCATCAACGTTTTTTAGATTTTcgtaaaaaatatcaatatttcAACTCTTTCTCCCAAAAAAccagtttttaaaaaataaagagctctcataaacaattaaaagaaaattcattaaattaataaattattactaaCCCGTCATATCAATTATTTTCTGTTATTCAGCATTCATTCGTACTGTCACTAATAGTtcccattttctctctctttaagTAGGGAGGGAATTGTAGCATGAATTACAGCTTTTAAACGAGCAGATCCAATTCAAGGTACTTATAAATTCCCTGTTTTGTAGCGATTTAGTAGCAGTATTTGAATTTGAACTTTTTACTTACAAGATCTgtgttttggtttttgtttgttttttgtgtgtttttttcGTAAGAATTGTCGATTTTCTCTGTTTATTGAGCTAATTTTGTGTATTATATACAAAGTTTCTTCAGAAATTATTAAGTTCAGCTGTTTCGCTGATTACCCATTTGATTAATCTCATAAATGGGTGATTTGAAATTGATCTATATTTAACGTGAATTATTGTGTGAAATTAGGAGTAGTGTTATGAATTTATTACTTTGagttttaattgaattgatatCAATTATCATGTTTGAATTAGTATGTACTTTTGAGCGATGATGATTATACTGGTATATATATAGGCCGAACAGTATCTCTTCGTCTGTGCTGAACCATATCAGCGGGTAATATTAATCATGTTTTTATCAAATGTGTATGATAATTGATGTAATGTAATGACTAATGAATTAATGACTAATGAAATCATAACTGTATGTTTATGTTGTCAGTTTCTAGGGTTTTATAAAGGTGATATCTACTAACGTTTTTTTGTAACCATGTTGATTGGTTGatactataatttttatatagttttcaTTCAATCTCTTGAAAGTAATGTAtagtgaaataaaaataatatgccCGTTCAGTGGGACATGTTGGAATTTGGAATTGTGAagtttatttagtttaattgaaattttatcaGAGTTAAGTAAGAATTGACGAGATTAAAGGGATGGCATTGGGAAGATATACAAGGGTTGATGGGAAGAAATCGACGAATTATTGCTCGACAGTGACCGTGGTAGTTTTTGTTGCTCTTTGTCTGGTTGGGGTATGGATGATATCATCATCCTCTGATACAGCTCCAGAAAACTTTGATTTTCCCCAGGAGAAACAAAAAACTGAGGTTAAACAGGATAAATTAAAACAGGAAGAGGTGAAGCAAGATCCAGTAAAAGAATACAATCCCGCTCACTTGCCTGAGGATGCAAGTAAAGGAGACAGTAATATTAAGAGTGAAAACCCGAATGAGGCGCCATCGGAGGAAAAGAAAGAGGAGAAGCCGAGTGACGATGAAAAATCAGAtgatactaataataaaagtgaGACAAATGAACAAGTGATAGAAGAAAACCAAAATCTAAAGAAAGATGGATTTGAGGAAGCAAATACGGAACATGGTGGGAATAATACTGGTGAAAAGAAAGAATCAGGTGAAGGTTCTAGTGAGAATGAGAAGCATTCGGAGGAGAGTCCTAGCAAAACACAAGACGAAAAGAAAGAGAGTGAGATAGACGAGAAGGTGGAGCAAAATCAAGACAGTGAATCTGATAATAGTAGCAAAATGGAGGGCGGTGAATCAAAGGAACAGGTTGCTCAGGAGGTCTTTCCTTCTGGGGCTCAATCTGAGCTCCTTAATGAGTTTTCCACTCAGAATGGTAGCTTCTCAACTCAGGCTGCTGAGTCAAAGAATGAAAAGGAAACTCAAAAATCTTCAACCCAACAAGAAAAACTTACCTGGAAACTCTGCAATACCACTGCTGGGCCAGATTATATTCCTTGCCTTGATAACTGGGATGATATCCATCATCTGAGGAGTACTAAGCATTATGAGCATCGAGAGAGGCATTGTCCTGCTGAACCACCCACTTGTCTTGTTCCCCTTCCTGTAGGATACAAGCGACCTGTCGAATGGCCTAAAAGCAGGGAAAAGGTAGATAAAAGTATCCATCAATGTAAATAAATTACAGTGTTCTTTCACTAAAAGTGTCTCTTTTTTCTTTCTGCAGGTTTGGTACTCTAATGTTCCACACACCAAGTTGGTACAGATTAAGGGGCACCAGAACTGGGTAAAAGTTAGTGGCGAATACCTTACTTTTCCTGGTGGTGGAACGCAGTTCAAGAAAGGAGCTCGCCACTATATTGAGTTTATAGAACAAGTGAGCTCACATATCTCACTACCAACGCTCTTGTGTATTGCAAATTTATATGCTGTTATTCATTATGACAATGCTAGGAATGCATGCTTTTCTTTTGTGTGCCTTACGGTGTGATTATATTATGCCTGGTacttttgttattgttgatgtcCTCTGTTCGTGTTACCTTAAATGCTTGTAGAATCAATATTGGTTATCAACAACATAATTGGACAAAGCTGAAACAAAAGTTGTTTTAGGTTTAGTTTTCCATAGTGTTACACTTGCTATGTTTCATATCACCCATCCTCTGAAATCTCCGCAGATGTTACCTGATATTGCATGGGGAAAACGATCACGTGTTGTGCTGGATGTTGGATGTGGAGTTGCGAGCTTTGGAGGTTTTCTCTTTGATAAAGATGTGCTGACTATGTCATTTGCTCCAAAAGATGAGCATGAAGCTCAAGTGCAGTTTGCTCTTGAACGAGGAATTCCAGCTATATCTGCTGTTATGGGAACACAGAGACTGCCTTTCCCCGGGATTGTTTTTGACATTGTGCATTGTGCTAGGTGTAGGGTTCCATGGCATATTGAAGGTAATTTTAACATAAATGTCATGCCAATATATATACTTTTGGCACTACATTTGATTCTTTCCTTCATTGCTCTTAGCAATGTTCGATGAGTACTGATTCAACCGTATGTGACACAGGTGGAAAGCTCTTATTGGAACTAAACCGTGTGTTGCGTCCTGGTGGTTACTTTGTGTGGTCTGCCACTCCAGTTTATCAGAAACTTGATGAGGATGTTGCAATTTGGAAAGGTAAGCTCTAATTCAGTTCTGCAGTACTGAGCAGATGATTTACAACATTATTTATCTCATTAATCAGtgtttttcttgtttgttttatttctattaACAGCGATGTCTAAATTGACCGAACAAATGTGCTGGAAACTTGT
Coding sequences:
- the LOC130817810 gene encoding probable methyltransferase PMT26; protein product: MALGRYTRVDGKKSTNYCSTVTVVVFVALCLVGVWMISSSSDTAPENFDFPQEKQKTEVKQDKLKQEEVKQDPVKEYNPAHLPEDASKGDSNIKSENPNEAPSEEKKEEKPSDDEKSDDTNNKSETNEQVIEENQNLKKDGFEEANTEHGGNNTGEKKESGEGSSENEKHSEESPSKTQDEKKESEIDEKVEQNQDSESDNSSKMEGGESKEQVAQEVFPSGAQSELLNEFSTQNGSFSTQAAESKNEKETQKSSTQQEKLTWKLCNTTAGPDYIPCLDNWDDIHHLRSTKHYEHRERHCPAEPPTCLVPLPVGYKRPVEWPKSREKVWYSNVPHTKLVQIKGHQNWVKVSGEYLTFPGGGTQFKKGARHYIEFIEQMLPDIAWGKRSRVVLDVGCGVASFGGFLFDKDVLTMSFAPKDEHEAQVQFALERGIPAISAVMGTQRLPFPGIVFDIVHCARCRVPWHIEGGKLLLELNRVLRPGGYFVWSATPVYQKLDEDVAIWKAMSKLTEQMCWKLVKKERDAMNKISVAIYQKPSSNECYEQRSQNEPPLCEQSDDRNAAWNIPLQACMHKVPEGETERGSQLSEQWSARLQKVPYWLTSSQVGVYGKPAPEDFSADYEHWKHVVSQSYLNGIGISWSNVRNVMDMRAVYGGFASALRDLKIWVMNVVTVDSPDTLPIIYERGLFGIYHDWCESFNTYPRSYDLLHADHLFSKIKQKCNMPALVVEVDRILRPEGKIIVRDKVEIINELETLLRSMHWEIRLTYSNDKEGLLCAQKTMWRPDEVETLTYAIK